Proteins encoded by one window of Apus apus isolate bApuApu2 chromosome 15, bApuApu2.pri.cur, whole genome shotgun sequence:
- the ADNP gene encoding activity-dependent neuroprotector homeobox protein isoform X2: protein MDTILLQVQQQLMMPRKAFLSQKEKQARARERDMLKKRRRRQDYLKRSVEPQKNAETIKWHRDDEKRRENEQVKDKDIKKRWRQDERERRKNVDAMNWHREDEKRENERETMFQLPVNNLGSLRKARKTVKKILSDIGLEYCKEHIEDFKQFEPNDFYLKNTTWEDVGLWDPSLTKNQDYRTKPFCCSACPFSSKFFSAYKSHFRNVHSEDFENRILLNCPYCTFNADKKTLETHIKIFHAPNASTPSGGISTFKDKNKHDSLKPKQADSVEQAVYYCKKCTYRDPLYEIVRKHIYREHFQHVAAPYVAKGGEKSLNGAVPLSSSTREEGSIHCKRCLFMPKSYEALVQHVIEDHERIGYQVTAMIGHTNVVVPRSKPLMLIAPKPQDKKPMGLPQRMGPLSPGSVRSLSSQQMMNRLTIPKPTLNSAGANMMSNVHLQQNNYGVKSVPPSYVGQPGGRLNLSGNSPVSIPQQSQTMKQFSASGNGRPYTLGGEQRSQASARYSLQSANSSSLSSAQLKQTSLSQSQAASRAVGQSGSKSPVAATGPSSVNTSSTQKWKICTICNELFPENVYSVHFEKEHKAEKVPAVANYIMKIHNFTSKCLYCNRYLPTDTLLNHMLIHGLSCPYCRSTFNDVEKMAAHMRMVHVDEEMGPKTDSTLTFDLTLQQGSHTNIHLLVTTYNLRDAPAESVAYHAQNTPPVPPKPQPKIQEKSDVPVKSSPQAAVPYKKDVGKTLCPLCFSILKGPISDALAHHLRERHQVIQTVHPVEKKLTYKCIHCLGVYTSNMTASTITLHLVHCRGVGKTQNGQDKGTSSSRLGQSPAVAPVKRTYEHMEFSLMKKRKMDDDDSPSAFEEKPEEPVVLALDPKGHEDDSYEARKTFLTKYFNKQPYPTRREIEKLAASLWLWKSDIASHFSNKRKKCVRDCEKYKPGVLLGFNMKELNKVKHEMDFDAEWLFENHDEKNSRVNISKTVDKKINLEKDNESSSDSYENIEEEYNESSSPFGQRISDVAGKTSSDSVVENPENSISKEIIEENTSQSPEKSEQKQEESSKYEEIISAEEPTKLVGDVSDSEGDQDDQDDAVEWKDGASQSESGPGSQQVSDFEDNTSEVKPEAWTDESSQSEDAGSSKPTVETKGGGSESDEEQSKWKNRSYGKVDEFWSKDQSQWKNASEIEESLSNQQMEWQNSTIDSEDGDHFDSVTDGVAEPMHSSLTGVELSSQQA, encoded by the exons ATGGATACGATATTATTACAGgtacagcagcagctcatgaTGCCCCgtaaagcttttctttcccagaaagaaaagcaggctCGTGCCAGGGAAAGGGATATGttaaaaaagaggaggaggcGACAAGACTATCTCAAAAGAAGCGTGGAGCCGCAGAAAAATGCAGAGACAATAAAATGGCACAGGGATGatgagaagaggagagaaaatgagCAAGTTAAGGACAAAGATATCAAGAAGCGGTggagacaggatgagagagaaCGGCGAAAGAATGTGGACGCTATGAATTGGCACAGGGAAGATGAGAAGAGGGAGAATGAGCGAG AAACTATGTTCCAACTTCCTGTCAACAACCTTGGCAGTTTAAGAAAAGCCCggaaaactgtgaaaaaaatacttagtgACATTGGTTTGGAATACTGTAAAGAACATATAGAA GATTTTAAGCAGTTTGAACCTAATgacttttatttgaaaaacactACATGGGAAGATGTAGGATTGTGGGACCCATCACTTACAAAAAACCAG GACTATCGGACAAAGCCCTTTTGCTGCAGTGCGTGTCCATTTTCCTCGAAGTTCTTTTCAGCCTACAAAAGCCACTTCCGGAATGTTCATAGTGAAGACTTTGAAAATAGGATTCTCCTTAATTGTCCTTACTGTACTTTCAATGCGGACAAAAAGACTTTGGAAACgcacattaaaatatttcatgctCCAAATGCCAGTACACCAAGTGGAGGCATCAGcacttttaaagataaaaacaagCATGATAGCCTTAAACCTAAGCAGGCTGACAGTGTAGAACAAGCTGTTTATTACTGTAAGAAGTGCACTTACCGAGATCCTCTGTATGAAATAGTTAGAAAGCACATTTACAGGGAACATTTTCAGCATGTTGCTGCTCCTTACGTAGCAAAGGGAGGTGAAAAGTCACTCAATGGTGCAGTTCCATTAAGTTCCAGTACCCGGGAGGAGGGTAGTATTCACTGCAAACGATGCCTTTTCATGCCGAAATCGTACGAAGCTTTAGTCCAGCACGTTATCGAAGACCACGAACGTATAGGATACCAGGTTACAGCTATGATAGGTCACACTAATGTAGTGGTCCCAAGATCTAAACCTTTGATGTTAATAGCTCCAAAACCACAGGATAAAAAGCCTATGGGACTCCCTCAGAGGATGGGTCCCCTTTCCCCTGGGAGTGTTCGATCTCTCTCGTCACAGCAGATGATGAACAGACTCACCATACCAAAGCCTACGTTAAATTCTGCAGGAGCGAATATGATGTCAAATGTTCACCTGCAACAAAACAATTACGGAGTCAAATCAGTACCACCAAGTTACGTTGGTCAGCCAGGGGGAAGGCTAAACTTAAGTGGTAATTCACCAGTTTCTATTCCACAGCAATCACAAACAATGAAACAGTTTTCAGCAAGTGGAAATGGAAGGCCTTACACTCTTGGAGGGGAACAGAGATCACAGGCCTCAGCAAGATACTCTCTTCAGTCTGCCAATTCATCTTCTCTTTCATCAGCTCAGTTGAAACAGACATCACTATCTCAGTCTCAGGCAGCTTCAAGAGCAGTAGGTCAGTCTGGCTCGAAATCTCCTGTAGCTGCTACAGGTCCTTCCTCTGTCAATACATCATCCACACAGAAGTGGAAAATTTGTACAATCTGTAATGAGCTGTTTCCTGAGAACGTGTATAGTGTCCACTTTGAAAAGGAGCACAAGGCTGAAAAGGTGCCTGCAGTAGCTAACTATATAATGAAAATTCACAATTTCACTAGCAAATGTCTATACTGTAATCGCTATTTACCCACTGATACTTTGCTTAATCATATGTTGATACATGGTCTGTCTTGTCCATATTGCCGGTCCACCTTCAATGATGTTGAAAAGATGGCTGCTCACATGCGAATGGTTCATGTTGATGAAGAGATGGGACCTAAAACCGATTCCACTCTGACTTTTGATTTGACATTGCAGCAGGGTAGTCATACAAATATACATCTTCTTGTAACCACCTACAACCTGAGAGATGCCCCTGCTGAATCCGTAGCTTACCATGCTCAGAATACTCCCCCAGTTCCACCAAAACCACAGCCAAAAATCCAGGAGAAGTCTGATGTACCTGTAAAAAGTTCTCCACAAGCAGCAGTTCCCTACAAAAAAGATGTGGGAAAAACTCTCTGTCCTCTGTGCTTTTCAATCCTAAAAGGACCCATCTCTGATGCACTTGCACATCACCTACGGGAGAGGCATCAAGTAATTCAGACAGTTCATCCAGTTGAGAAAAAGTTAACCTACAAATGCATCCATTGCCTCGGTGTGTACACGAGTAACATGACTGCCTCAACCATAACACTGCACCTTGTTCATTGCAGAGGAGTTGGGAAGACTCAGAATGGCCAGGACAAAGGCACTTCTTCATCTCGGCTAGGTCAGTCTCCAGCTGTAGCACCTGTAAAACGTACCTATGAACACATGGAATTTTCActaatgaagaaaaggaaaatggatgATGATGACTCCCCCTCTGCCTTTGAGGAGAAGCCTGAAGAACCTGTAGTTCTAGCACTGGACCCCaagggtcatgaagatgattCCTATGAAGCCAGGAAAACGTTTcttacaaagtattttaataagCAACCATATCCCACTAGGAGAGAGATTGAAAAGCTGGCTGCCAGTCTGTGGCTATGGAAATCTGATATTGCATCTCATTTTagtaacaaaaggaagaaatgtgttAGAGATTGTGAAAAATACAAACCTGGTGTGCTACTTGGCTTCAATATGAAAGAATTAAACAAGGTTAAACATGAAATGGATTTTGATGCTGAATGGCTGTTTGAAAACCATGATGAAAAGAATTCCAGAGTCAATATTAGTAAAACtgttgataaaaaaataaacttggaaAAAGACAATGAAAGTTCCTCAGACAGCTATGAAAATATAGAAGAGGAATACAATGAAAGCAGTAGTCCATTTGGTCAGCGTATTTCTGATGTTGCTGGGAAAACCTCTTCTGATAGCGTAGTGGAGAACCCAGAAAACAGCATATCTAAGGAAATAATTGAGGAAAACACATCGCAGTCTCCAGAGAAATCTGAACAAAAACAAGAGGAAAGCTCTAAGTATGAAGAGATCATTTCTGCTGAAGAACCAACAAAGCTGGTAGGTGATGTTTCAGATAGTGAAGGTGATCAGGATGATCAGGATGATGCTGTTGAATGGAAAGATGGAGCTTCACAGTCTGAAAGTGGCCCTGGTTCTCAGCAGGTTTCTGATTTTGAAGATAATACATCAGAAGTAAAACCAGAAGCGTGGACAGATGAATCCTCCCAGAGTGAAGATGCTGGTAGCAGTAAACCAACTGTTGAGACAAAAGGAGGTGGATCTGAAAGTGATGAAGAACAGTCCAAGTGGAAGAATCGTTCCTATGGAAAAGTAGATGAGTTTTGGTCTAAGGACCAGTCACAATGGAAAAATGCATCGGAGATTGAGGAGAGCTTGTCAAATCAGCAGATGGAATGGCAGAATAGCACAATTGACAGTGAGGATGGAGATCACTTTGACAGTGTGACTGATGGGGTAGCAGAACCAATGCACAGCAGCTTAACTGGTGTGGAGCTGAGTAGCCAGCAAGCGTAA
- the ADNP gene encoding activity-dependent neuroprotector homeobox protein isoform X1 yields MEYCMLGTSAFHKVQQQLMMPRKAFLSQKEKQARARERDMLKKRRRRQDYLKRSVEPQKNAETIKWHRDDEKRRENEQVKDKDIKKRWRQDERERRKNVDAMNWHREDEKRENERETMFQLPVNNLGSLRKARKTVKKILSDIGLEYCKEHIEDFKQFEPNDFYLKNTTWEDVGLWDPSLTKNQDYRTKPFCCSACPFSSKFFSAYKSHFRNVHSEDFENRILLNCPYCTFNADKKTLETHIKIFHAPNASTPSGGISTFKDKNKHDSLKPKQADSVEQAVYYCKKCTYRDPLYEIVRKHIYREHFQHVAAPYVAKGGEKSLNGAVPLSSSTREEGSIHCKRCLFMPKSYEALVQHVIEDHERIGYQVTAMIGHTNVVVPRSKPLMLIAPKPQDKKPMGLPQRMGPLSPGSVRSLSSQQMMNRLTIPKPTLNSAGANMMSNVHLQQNNYGVKSVPPSYVGQPGGRLNLSGNSPVSIPQQSQTMKQFSASGNGRPYTLGGEQRSQASARYSLQSANSSSLSSAQLKQTSLSQSQAASRAVGQSGSKSPVAATGPSSVNTSSTQKWKICTICNELFPENVYSVHFEKEHKAEKVPAVANYIMKIHNFTSKCLYCNRYLPTDTLLNHMLIHGLSCPYCRSTFNDVEKMAAHMRMVHVDEEMGPKTDSTLTFDLTLQQGSHTNIHLLVTTYNLRDAPAESVAYHAQNTPPVPPKPQPKIQEKSDVPVKSSPQAAVPYKKDVGKTLCPLCFSILKGPISDALAHHLRERHQVIQTVHPVEKKLTYKCIHCLGVYTSNMTASTITLHLVHCRGVGKTQNGQDKGTSSSRLGQSPAVAPVKRTYEHMEFSLMKKRKMDDDDSPSAFEEKPEEPVVLALDPKGHEDDSYEARKTFLTKYFNKQPYPTRREIEKLAASLWLWKSDIASHFSNKRKKCVRDCEKYKPGVLLGFNMKELNKVKHEMDFDAEWLFENHDEKNSRVNISKTVDKKINLEKDNESSSDSYENIEEEYNESSSPFGQRISDVAGKTSSDSVVENPENSISKEIIEENTSQSPEKSEQKQEESSKYEEIISAEEPTKLVGDVSDSEGDQDDQDDAVEWKDGASQSESGPGSQQVSDFEDNTSEVKPEAWTDESSQSEDAGSSKPTVETKGGGSESDEEQSKWKNRSYGKVDEFWSKDQSQWKNASEIEESLSNQQMEWQNSTIDSEDGDHFDSVTDGVAEPMHSSLTGVELSSQQA; encoded by the exons aTGGAGTATTGCATGCTGGGAACAAGTGCTTTCCATAAG gtacagcagcagctcatgaTGCCCCgtaaagcttttctttcccagaaagaaaagcaggctCGTGCCAGGGAAAGGGATATGttaaaaaagaggaggaggcGACAAGACTATCTCAAAAGAAGCGTGGAGCCGCAGAAAAATGCAGAGACAATAAAATGGCACAGGGATGatgagaagaggagagaaaatgagCAAGTTAAGGACAAAGATATCAAGAAGCGGTggagacaggatgagagagaaCGGCGAAAGAATGTGGACGCTATGAATTGGCACAGGGAAGATGAGAAGAGGGAGAATGAGCGAG AAACTATGTTCCAACTTCCTGTCAACAACCTTGGCAGTTTAAGAAAAGCCCggaaaactgtgaaaaaaatacttagtgACATTGGTTTGGAATACTGTAAAGAACATATAGAA GATTTTAAGCAGTTTGAACCTAATgacttttatttgaaaaacactACATGGGAAGATGTAGGATTGTGGGACCCATCACTTACAAAAAACCAG GACTATCGGACAAAGCCCTTTTGCTGCAGTGCGTGTCCATTTTCCTCGAAGTTCTTTTCAGCCTACAAAAGCCACTTCCGGAATGTTCATAGTGAAGACTTTGAAAATAGGATTCTCCTTAATTGTCCTTACTGTACTTTCAATGCGGACAAAAAGACTTTGGAAACgcacattaaaatatttcatgctCCAAATGCCAGTACACCAAGTGGAGGCATCAGcacttttaaagataaaaacaagCATGATAGCCTTAAACCTAAGCAGGCTGACAGTGTAGAACAAGCTGTTTATTACTGTAAGAAGTGCACTTACCGAGATCCTCTGTATGAAATAGTTAGAAAGCACATTTACAGGGAACATTTTCAGCATGTTGCTGCTCCTTACGTAGCAAAGGGAGGTGAAAAGTCACTCAATGGTGCAGTTCCATTAAGTTCCAGTACCCGGGAGGAGGGTAGTATTCACTGCAAACGATGCCTTTTCATGCCGAAATCGTACGAAGCTTTAGTCCAGCACGTTATCGAAGACCACGAACGTATAGGATACCAGGTTACAGCTATGATAGGTCACACTAATGTAGTGGTCCCAAGATCTAAACCTTTGATGTTAATAGCTCCAAAACCACAGGATAAAAAGCCTATGGGACTCCCTCAGAGGATGGGTCCCCTTTCCCCTGGGAGTGTTCGATCTCTCTCGTCACAGCAGATGATGAACAGACTCACCATACCAAAGCCTACGTTAAATTCTGCAGGAGCGAATATGATGTCAAATGTTCACCTGCAACAAAACAATTACGGAGTCAAATCAGTACCACCAAGTTACGTTGGTCAGCCAGGGGGAAGGCTAAACTTAAGTGGTAATTCACCAGTTTCTATTCCACAGCAATCACAAACAATGAAACAGTTTTCAGCAAGTGGAAATGGAAGGCCTTACACTCTTGGAGGGGAACAGAGATCACAGGCCTCAGCAAGATACTCTCTTCAGTCTGCCAATTCATCTTCTCTTTCATCAGCTCAGTTGAAACAGACATCACTATCTCAGTCTCAGGCAGCTTCAAGAGCAGTAGGTCAGTCTGGCTCGAAATCTCCTGTAGCTGCTACAGGTCCTTCCTCTGTCAATACATCATCCACACAGAAGTGGAAAATTTGTACAATCTGTAATGAGCTGTTTCCTGAGAACGTGTATAGTGTCCACTTTGAAAAGGAGCACAAGGCTGAAAAGGTGCCTGCAGTAGCTAACTATATAATGAAAATTCACAATTTCACTAGCAAATGTCTATACTGTAATCGCTATTTACCCACTGATACTTTGCTTAATCATATGTTGATACATGGTCTGTCTTGTCCATATTGCCGGTCCACCTTCAATGATGTTGAAAAGATGGCTGCTCACATGCGAATGGTTCATGTTGATGAAGAGATGGGACCTAAAACCGATTCCACTCTGACTTTTGATTTGACATTGCAGCAGGGTAGTCATACAAATATACATCTTCTTGTAACCACCTACAACCTGAGAGATGCCCCTGCTGAATCCGTAGCTTACCATGCTCAGAATACTCCCCCAGTTCCACCAAAACCACAGCCAAAAATCCAGGAGAAGTCTGATGTACCTGTAAAAAGTTCTCCACAAGCAGCAGTTCCCTACAAAAAAGATGTGGGAAAAACTCTCTGTCCTCTGTGCTTTTCAATCCTAAAAGGACCCATCTCTGATGCACTTGCACATCACCTACGGGAGAGGCATCAAGTAATTCAGACAGTTCATCCAGTTGAGAAAAAGTTAACCTACAAATGCATCCATTGCCTCGGTGTGTACACGAGTAACATGACTGCCTCAACCATAACACTGCACCTTGTTCATTGCAGAGGAGTTGGGAAGACTCAGAATGGCCAGGACAAAGGCACTTCTTCATCTCGGCTAGGTCAGTCTCCAGCTGTAGCACCTGTAAAACGTACCTATGAACACATGGAATTTTCActaatgaagaaaaggaaaatggatgATGATGACTCCCCCTCTGCCTTTGAGGAGAAGCCTGAAGAACCTGTAGTTCTAGCACTGGACCCCaagggtcatgaagatgattCCTATGAAGCCAGGAAAACGTTTcttacaaagtattttaataagCAACCATATCCCACTAGGAGAGAGATTGAAAAGCTGGCTGCCAGTCTGTGGCTATGGAAATCTGATATTGCATCTCATTTTagtaacaaaaggaagaaatgtgttAGAGATTGTGAAAAATACAAACCTGGTGTGCTACTTGGCTTCAATATGAAAGAATTAAACAAGGTTAAACATGAAATGGATTTTGATGCTGAATGGCTGTTTGAAAACCATGATGAAAAGAATTCCAGAGTCAATATTAGTAAAACtgttgataaaaaaataaacttggaaAAAGACAATGAAAGTTCCTCAGACAGCTATGAAAATATAGAAGAGGAATACAATGAAAGCAGTAGTCCATTTGGTCAGCGTATTTCTGATGTTGCTGGGAAAACCTCTTCTGATAGCGTAGTGGAGAACCCAGAAAACAGCATATCTAAGGAAATAATTGAGGAAAACACATCGCAGTCTCCAGAGAAATCTGAACAAAAACAAGAGGAAAGCTCTAAGTATGAAGAGATCATTTCTGCTGAAGAACCAACAAAGCTGGTAGGTGATGTTTCAGATAGTGAAGGTGATCAGGATGATCAGGATGATGCTGTTGAATGGAAAGATGGAGCTTCACAGTCTGAAAGTGGCCCTGGTTCTCAGCAGGTTTCTGATTTTGAAGATAATACATCAGAAGTAAAACCAGAAGCGTGGACAGATGAATCCTCCCAGAGTGAAGATGCTGGTAGCAGTAAACCAACTGTTGAGACAAAAGGAGGTGGATCTGAAAGTGATGAAGAACAGTCCAAGTGGAAGAATCGTTCCTATGGAAAAGTAGATGAGTTTTGGTCTAAGGACCAGTCACAATGGAAAAATGCATCGGAGATTGAGGAGAGCTTGTCAAATCAGCAGATGGAATGGCAGAATAGCACAATTGACAGTGAGGATGGAGATCACTTTGACAGTGTGACTGATGGGGTAGCAGAACCAATGCACAGCAGCTTAACTGGTGTGGAGCTGAGTAGCCAGCAAGCGTAA
- the ADNP gene encoding activity-dependent neuroprotector homeobox protein isoform X5 — translation MSLRRPSTINFGETMFQLPVNNLGSLRKARKTVKKILSDIGLEYCKEHIEDFKQFEPNDFYLKNTTWEDVGLWDPSLTKNQDYRTKPFCCSACPFSSKFFSAYKSHFRNVHSEDFENRILLNCPYCTFNADKKTLETHIKIFHAPNASTPSGGISTFKDKNKHDSLKPKQADSVEQAVYYCKKCTYRDPLYEIVRKHIYREHFQHVAAPYVAKGGEKSLNGAVPLSSSTREEGSIHCKRCLFMPKSYEALVQHVIEDHERIGYQVTAMIGHTNVVVPRSKPLMLIAPKPQDKKPMGLPQRMGPLSPGSVRSLSSQQMMNRLTIPKPTLNSAGANMMSNVHLQQNNYGVKSVPPSYVGQPGGRLNLSGNSPVSIPQQSQTMKQFSASGNGRPYTLGGEQRSQASARYSLQSANSSSLSSAQLKQTSLSQSQAASRAVGQSGSKSPVAATGPSSVNTSSTQKWKICTICNELFPENVYSVHFEKEHKAEKVPAVANYIMKIHNFTSKCLYCNRYLPTDTLLNHMLIHGLSCPYCRSTFNDVEKMAAHMRMVHVDEEMGPKTDSTLTFDLTLQQGSHTNIHLLVTTYNLRDAPAESVAYHAQNTPPVPPKPQPKIQEKSDVPVKSSPQAAVPYKKDVGKTLCPLCFSILKGPISDALAHHLRERHQVIQTVHPVEKKLTYKCIHCLGVYTSNMTASTITLHLVHCRGVGKTQNGQDKGTSSSRLGQSPAVAPVKRTYEHMEFSLMKKRKMDDDDSPSAFEEKPEEPVVLALDPKGHEDDSYEARKTFLTKYFNKQPYPTRREIEKLAASLWLWKSDIASHFSNKRKKCVRDCEKYKPGVLLGFNMKELNKVKHEMDFDAEWLFENHDEKNSRVNISKTVDKKINLEKDNESSSDSYENIEEEYNESSSPFGQRISDVAGKTSSDSVVENPENSISKEIIEENTSQSPEKSEQKQEESSKYEEIISAEEPTKLVGDVSDSEGDQDDQDDAVEWKDGASQSESGPGSQQVSDFEDNTSEVKPEAWTDESSQSEDAGSSKPTVETKGGGSESDEEQSKWKNRSYGKVDEFWSKDQSQWKNASEIEESLSNQQMEWQNSTIDSEDGDHFDSVTDGVAEPMHSSLTGVELSSQQA, via the exons ATGAGTCTGAGACGCCCAAGCACCATTAATTTTGGAG AAACTATGTTCCAACTTCCTGTCAACAACCTTGGCAGTTTAAGAAAAGCCCggaaaactgtgaaaaaaatacttagtgACATTGGTTTGGAATACTGTAAAGAACATATAGAA GATTTTAAGCAGTTTGAACCTAATgacttttatttgaaaaacactACATGGGAAGATGTAGGATTGTGGGACCCATCACTTACAAAAAACCAG GACTATCGGACAAAGCCCTTTTGCTGCAGTGCGTGTCCATTTTCCTCGAAGTTCTTTTCAGCCTACAAAAGCCACTTCCGGAATGTTCATAGTGAAGACTTTGAAAATAGGATTCTCCTTAATTGTCCTTACTGTACTTTCAATGCGGACAAAAAGACTTTGGAAACgcacattaaaatatttcatgctCCAAATGCCAGTACACCAAGTGGAGGCATCAGcacttttaaagataaaaacaagCATGATAGCCTTAAACCTAAGCAGGCTGACAGTGTAGAACAAGCTGTTTATTACTGTAAGAAGTGCACTTACCGAGATCCTCTGTATGAAATAGTTAGAAAGCACATTTACAGGGAACATTTTCAGCATGTTGCTGCTCCTTACGTAGCAAAGGGAGGTGAAAAGTCACTCAATGGTGCAGTTCCATTAAGTTCCAGTACCCGGGAGGAGGGTAGTATTCACTGCAAACGATGCCTTTTCATGCCGAAATCGTACGAAGCTTTAGTCCAGCACGTTATCGAAGACCACGAACGTATAGGATACCAGGTTACAGCTATGATAGGTCACACTAATGTAGTGGTCCCAAGATCTAAACCTTTGATGTTAATAGCTCCAAAACCACAGGATAAAAAGCCTATGGGACTCCCTCAGAGGATGGGTCCCCTTTCCCCTGGGAGTGTTCGATCTCTCTCGTCACAGCAGATGATGAACAGACTCACCATACCAAAGCCTACGTTAAATTCTGCAGGAGCGAATATGATGTCAAATGTTCACCTGCAACAAAACAATTACGGAGTCAAATCAGTACCACCAAGTTACGTTGGTCAGCCAGGGGGAAGGCTAAACTTAAGTGGTAATTCACCAGTTTCTATTCCACAGCAATCACAAACAATGAAACAGTTTTCAGCAAGTGGAAATGGAAGGCCTTACACTCTTGGAGGGGAACAGAGATCACAGGCCTCAGCAAGATACTCTCTTCAGTCTGCCAATTCATCTTCTCTTTCATCAGCTCAGTTGAAACAGACATCACTATCTCAGTCTCAGGCAGCTTCAAGAGCAGTAGGTCAGTCTGGCTCGAAATCTCCTGTAGCTGCTACAGGTCCTTCCTCTGTCAATACATCATCCACACAGAAGTGGAAAATTTGTACAATCTGTAATGAGCTGTTTCCTGAGAACGTGTATAGTGTCCACTTTGAAAAGGAGCACAAGGCTGAAAAGGTGCCTGCAGTAGCTAACTATATAATGAAAATTCACAATTTCACTAGCAAATGTCTATACTGTAATCGCTATTTACCCACTGATACTTTGCTTAATCATATGTTGATACATGGTCTGTCTTGTCCATATTGCCGGTCCACCTTCAATGATGTTGAAAAGATGGCTGCTCACATGCGAATGGTTCATGTTGATGAAGAGATGGGACCTAAAACCGATTCCACTCTGACTTTTGATTTGACATTGCAGCAGGGTAGTCATACAAATATACATCTTCTTGTAACCACCTACAACCTGAGAGATGCCCCTGCTGAATCCGTAGCTTACCATGCTCAGAATACTCCCCCAGTTCCACCAAAACCACAGCCAAAAATCCAGGAGAAGTCTGATGTACCTGTAAAAAGTTCTCCACAAGCAGCAGTTCCCTACAAAAAAGATGTGGGAAAAACTCTCTGTCCTCTGTGCTTTTCAATCCTAAAAGGACCCATCTCTGATGCACTTGCACATCACCTACGGGAGAGGCATCAAGTAATTCAGACAGTTCATCCAGTTGAGAAAAAGTTAACCTACAAATGCATCCATTGCCTCGGTGTGTACACGAGTAACATGACTGCCTCAACCATAACACTGCACCTTGTTCATTGCAGAGGAGTTGGGAAGACTCAGAATGGCCAGGACAAAGGCACTTCTTCATCTCGGCTAGGTCAGTCTCCAGCTGTAGCACCTGTAAAACGTACCTATGAACACATGGAATTTTCActaatgaagaaaaggaaaatggatgATGATGACTCCCCCTCTGCCTTTGAGGAGAAGCCTGAAGAACCTGTAGTTCTAGCACTGGACCCCaagggtcatgaagatgattCCTATGAAGCCAGGAAAACGTTTcttacaaagtattttaataagCAACCATATCCCACTAGGAGAGAGATTGAAAAGCTGGCTGCCAGTCTGTGGCTATGGAAATCTGATATTGCATCTCATTTTagtaacaaaaggaagaaatgtgttAGAGATTGTGAAAAATACAAACCTGGTGTGCTACTTGGCTTCAATATGAAAGAATTAAACAAGGTTAAACATGAAATGGATTTTGATGCTGAATGGCTGTTTGAAAACCATGATGAAAAGAATTCCAGAGTCAATATTAGTAAAACtgttgataaaaaaataaacttggaaAAAGACAATGAAAGTTCCTCAGACAGCTATGAAAATATAGAAGAGGAATACAATGAAAGCAGTAGTCCATTTGGTCAGCGTATTTCTGATGTTGCTGGGAAAACCTCTTCTGATAGCGTAGTGGAGAACCCAGAAAACAGCATATCTAAGGAAATAATTGAGGAAAACACATCGCAGTCTCCAGAGAAATCTGAACAAAAACAAGAGGAAAGCTCTAAGTATGAAGAGATCATTTCTGCTGAAGAACCAACAAAGCTGGTAGGTGATGTTTCAGATAGTGAAGGTGATCAGGATGATCAGGATGATGCTGTTGAATGGAAAGATGGAGCTTCACAGTCTGAAAGTGGCCCTGGTTCTCAGCAGGTTTCTGATTTTGAAGATAATACATCAGAAGTAAAACCAGAAGCGTGGACAGATGAATCCTCCCAGAGTGAAGATGCTGGTAGCAGTAAACCAACTGTTGAGACAAAAGGAGGTGGATCTGAAAGTGATGAAGAACAGTCCAAGTGGAAGAATCGTTCCTATGGAAAAGTAGATGAGTTTTGGTCTAAGGACCAGTCACAATGGAAAAATGCATCGGAGATTGAGGAGAGCTTGTCAAATCAGCAGATGGAATGGCAGAATAGCACAATTGACAGTGAGGATGGAGATCACTTTGACAGTGTGACTGATGGGGTAGCAGAACCAATGCACAGCAGCTTAACTGGTGTGGAGCTGAGTAGCCAGCAAGCGTAA